In one Nicotiana tomentosiformis chromosome 6, ASM39032v3, whole genome shotgun sequence genomic region, the following are encoded:
- the LOC104098368 gene encoding uncharacterized protein, which translates to MVEELKKLSGRVQNVKVGKGVEGLNYEDLCIQPDVELPEGYRPPKFEMFDGTGDAKMHLRTYCDKLVGVGKNEQILMKLFMRSLTGDALSWYISQNPKKWVSWVSMASDFMDRFRFNIENAPDVFYIQNLKKKPIENFREYATRWRSEVAKVRPALEEDQMNKFFV; encoded by the coding sequence ATGGtggaagaactcaagaagctctCTGGCAGAGTTCAGAATGTCAAAGTTGGTAAAGGCGTtgaaggtttgaattatgaagacttGTGCATTCAGCCAGATGTAGAGCTGCCGGAGGGGTACAGACCTCCCAAATTTGAAATGTTCGATGGAACTGGTGATGCAAAAATGCATCTGAggacatattgtgacaagcttgtaggagtgggcaaAAATGAACAAATCctcatgaaactgttcatgcgaagCCTCACAGGAGATGCATTGTCCTGGTATATCAGCCAGAATCCGAAGAAGTGGGTGAgctgggtaagcatggcatcagacTTTATGGACAGGTTTAGGTTCAACATCGAGAACGCACCAGATGTTTTctatattcaaaacctcaaaaagaaacCAATAGAGAACTTCCGTgaatatgctactcggtggaggtctgaggTTGCAAAAGTAAGACCAGCACTCGAAGAAGatcaaatgaataagttcttcgtctga